The genomic DNA GGAATGTATAGGGGAGGAATTAGAAATTGATTTGGGATTTTTAACTAACACGGATGAACCGAATGAAAGTGAAGGACATccaaaaagttttcaagaggaagaggaaagTATAGGAAAagtatacaaaaaaagattcaactatGCGTCTTTAGACTGCGCTGCCACCATTGTCAAAAGCAACTCTGAAGCTGTTGGAGCCACATCCATCCTAGTTGAAAGCAAAGATAAGTATTTGCTGAACCCTTGTTCGGCGCCGCAACAATTTGTTGTCATAGAACTCTGTGAAGATATCTTAGTCGAAGAAGTGAGTATTGCTAACTATGAGTTTTTTTCGTCaacattcaagaaattaagATTTTCGGTTTCTGATAGACTCCCGGTAGTGAAGAACGACTGGACCATACTGGGAGAGTTTGAAGCAGAAAATTCTAGAGATTTACAGAGATTTAAAATACATAATCCTCAGATTTGGGCAAGTTATTTGAAAGTTGAAATTTTATCCCATtatgatgatgaattttACTGTCCTATATCTTTAATTAGAGCACATGGTAAAACGATGATGGATGAATTCAAACTCGACCAACTTAAAACCCAAGAAGATAAGGAGCAATCCATAATTACAACGGAGATAGATAACTCGGAGGATGACGTTGTTCAAGACAAATGCAATAACATAGAAACACATTTGGAAGCCTTCAACACAAGTGCGATGACAGATATAGCTGGTTTATTATCGTGCACTTCCAAGCTTGCCCCTTTGAAATTCGATGAGTTTTTTAAAGAGGTTAACGCCTCCTTTTGTCCTCCAAAGCAAATGGTATCGTCCTCATCTTCTGTAGTTCCTGTGATCCCAGAAGAGTCCATTTTTAAGAACataatgaaaagattgTCGCAATTGGAGACAAATTCCAGTTTGACAGTGTCCTATATTGAAGAACAGAGCAAATTGCTATCTCGGTCATTTGAACAACTTGAAATGGCTCATGAAGCAAAATTCGGTCATCTTGTCACAGTCTTCAACGAAACCATGACGCGCAACTTAGATCTACTAAACAACTTTGCTAACCAGTTGAAAGATCAGTCACTACGGATATTAGAGGAgcaaaaactggaaaatgaCAAGTTCACTAATCGCCATGTGTTGCATCTGGAAAAATTGGAGAAGGAAGtaagttttcaaagaagaattgtGTACGCTTCATTCTTTGCTTTCGTTGGGCTAATATCCTATTTATTAATAACAAGGGAGCtctattttgaagatttcgaaGGGAACAAAAACGAAAGTATTGGAAAATCGGACATTATTCAGCAAGCAATTAGGTAAGTAATAGAGGATGTGTAATAATATATTCAAGATTACATTGGCATGAACTTTTGTATGAGCTTcaatgaataaataatacagctaaatataaaagtaATTTGGCAACGCAATGTTCTATTACATTTTTCGTCTCAACTAAGTTTTATGTACATGGCCCACTCTAATCAGTTTCTAGCAATCTATGAAGATAGTTTACAGTTTCTTGAGGGGAAGCTATCCAAAGTGTACATCCGGCTAATCTTGCCTTAAAATCATTTGCTGATCCGACTGGGGCAAACTGGTCACCAACATGTAAGGTCTCAGAGGGTTTAATTGGGGCTTCCGGATTGTAAAATTGTTGCAATGAGCGAACGCCAAGATCTTTACCTCCAATATCGCACCAAACATCACTACCGCCATCAAAACAACTAAATTGAATCCTTCTAGAAGGCGCAAAGGACTCTAAAGTATTTTGAAGAGTCAACACTATCTCTTCCAACTGTTCTCTATCAAGTTTAACTGGGACCTGCCTTTTAGAGGCCTCATCATACCTTTCACCTGGAACGATGCCTACGGCTCTTACTTTACGAATGATAGAGATTTCTGAAGGTAA from Saccharomyces eubayanus strain FM1318 chromosome VIII, whole genome shotgun sequence includes the following:
- the SLP1 gene encoding Slp1p, with product MTNRLLIYGLILWTSIIGSFALDRNRASQYAKENLHNATLTTNSTSTNIQKELSSLLSSGSSTSRDFRQPTKVDIRQAEIRENSIKTEKGALVQYASAVSSSDSSNSFLSFDEWKKVKSNEHSSNPERHSARIREPIDPSCYKDKECIGEELEIDLGFLTNTDEPNESEGHPKSFQEEEESIGKVYKKRFNYASLDCAATIVKSNSEAVGATSILVESKDKYLLNPCSAPQQFVVIELCEDILVEEVSIANYEFFSSTFKKLRFSVSDRLPVVKNDWTILGEFEAENSRDLQRFKIHNPQIWASYLKVEILSHYDDEFYCPISLIRAHGKTMMDEFKLDQLKTQEDKEQSIITTEIDNSEDDVVQDKCNNIETHLEAFNTSAMTDIAGLLSCTSKLAPLKFDEFFKEVNASFCPPKQMVSSSSSVVPVIPEESIFKNIMKRLSQLETNSSLTVSYIEEQSKLLSRSFEQLEMAHEAKFGHLVTVFNETMTRNLDLLNNFANQLKDQSLRILEEQKLENDKFTNRHVLHLEKLEKEVSFQRRIVYASFFAFVGLISYLLITRELYFEDFEGNKNESIGKSDIIQQAIR